A window of Aliarcobacter trophiarum LMG 25534 contains these coding sequences:
- the argH gene encoding argininosuccinate lyase, translating into MPNRNNQILKNTNAKLLDEFNASIMFDKELYSQDIKGSIAHSKMLALQNIISNDEQKSIENGLLQVLKEIESGEFKFSLEYEDIHMAVENRLTQIIGEAGKRVHTARSRNDQVCTDFTLYVQEKTKSIQEQIKELISTFVELASKHTTTIMPGMTHLQHAQPINFGFHMMAYANMFKRDFERFCSSFERNNYSPLGSAAMAGTPHNIDRFKTAELLGFYAPTQNAMDSVSNRDFALELLFNISTTMMHISRISEELILWCSYEFRFIQMSDEYATTSSIMPQKKNPDVPELLRGKTGRVYGNLISLLTIMKSLPLAYNKDTQEDKDGVFDSVSTIEISLNILNEVIKTMVVNKDNMANACKIGHLTATDLADYLVAKQNMPFRTAYYITKELVQKANSLNKDISELNIAEIRSGAKELENIDEEIVSYLNLENSMNSRDSFGGTSTKQTLAQIEYFKEWLKA; encoded by the coding sequence ATGCCAAATAGAAACAATCAGATTTTAAAAAATACAAATGCAAAGTTATTAGATGAGTTTAATGCCTCAATTATGTTTGATAAAGAGCTATATTCTCAAGATATAAAAGGTTCAATAGCACACTCTAAAATGTTGGCATTACAAAATATTATTTCAAATGATGAACAAAAAAGTATAGAAAATGGACTTCTACAAGTTTTAAAAGAGATTGAAAGTGGAGAGTTTAAATTCTCTTTAGAGTATGAAGATATTCATATGGCAGTTGAAAATAGACTCACTCAAATTATTGGAGAAGCTGGTAAAAGAGTTCACACTGCAAGAAGTAGAAATGATCAAGTTTGTACAGATTTTACACTTTATGTACAAGAAAAAACAAAATCTATTCAAGAGCAAATTAAAGAGCTAATCTCTACATTTGTAGAACTTGCTTCAAAACATACAACAACTATAATGCCAGGAATGACACATCTTCAACATGCACAACCAATTAACTTTGGGTTTCATATGATGGCATATGCAAATATGTTTAAAAGAGATTTTGAAAGATTTTGCTCTTCTTTTGAAAGAAATAACTACTCTCCTTTAGGAAGTGCTGCAATGGCAGGAACTCCACACAATATTGATAGATTTAAAACAGCAGAACTTTTAGGATTTTATGCCCCAACACAAAATGCTATGGATAGTGTTTCAAATAGAGATTTTGCTTTAGAGTTACTTTTTAATATCTCTACAACAATGATGCATATTAGTCGTATTTCAGAGGAGCTTATTTTATGGTGCTCTTATGAATTTAGATTTATACAAATGAGTGATGAATATGCGACAACAAGCTCTATTATGCCACAAAAGAAAAATCCAGATGTTCCTGAATTATTACGTGGGAAAACAGGTCGTGTCTATGGAAATTTAATCTCACTTTTAACTATTATGAAATCACTTCCTCTAGCTTATAATAAAGATACTCAAGAAGATAAAGATGGAGTTTTTGATTCAGTTTCTACTATTGAGATTTCATTAAATATTTTAAATGAAGTTATAAAAACTATGGTTGTAAATAAGGATAATATGGCAAATGCTTGTAAAATAGGGCATTTAACTGCAACAGATTTAGCTGATTATTTAGTTGCAAAACAAAATATGCCTTTTCGTACTGCTTACTATATTACAAAAGAGCTTGTACAAAAAGCAAATAGTCTAAACAAAGATATTAGTGAATTAAATATTGCTGAGATTAGAAGTGGTGCAAAAGAGCTTGAAAATATAGATGAAGAGATAGTTTCTTATTTAAATCTTGAAAACTCTATGAATAGTAGAGACTCATTTGGTGGAACATCTACAAAACAGACTTTAGCTCAAATAGAGTATTTTAAAGAGTGGTTAAAAGCTTAA